In Deinococcus sedimenti, a single genomic region encodes these proteins:
- a CDS encoding MarR family winged helix-turn-helix transcriptional regulator, translating into MSPDPHELDLSRQPLRFLAAYWTAWQGISGQVQAALRREHNDLDLRAFLILSHVQAGPQTPSDLARTLDLPRYEVARALRHLQEAGAVTYQRPPGDARRHALHTTPAGQDLWRAAMQTVQHATQPALDRLGPQLNTVTAGLEALTDLSPTSPEATP; encoded by the coding sequence ATGTCACCTGATCCGCACGAGCTGGACCTCTCGCGGCAGCCGCTGCGGTTTCTGGCCGCCTACTGGACGGCGTGGCAGGGCATCAGCGGACAGGTGCAGGCCGCTCTGCGCCGCGAGCACAACGACCTCGACCTGCGCGCCTTCCTGATCCTCAGTCACGTGCAGGCAGGCCCCCAGACACCCAGCGACCTCGCCCGCACGCTGGACCTGCCCCGCTACGAGGTCGCCCGCGCCCTGCGCCACCTCCAGGAGGCCGGAGCCGTCACGTACCAGCGGCCGCCCGGCGACGCGCGACGGCACGCCCTGCACACCACGCCCGCCGGTCAGGACCTGTGGCGAGCAGCCATGCAGACCGTCCAGCACGCCACGCAGCCCGCACTGGATCGCCTCGGACCGCAGCTGAACACGGTCACAGCCGGACTGGAAGCCCTGACCGACCTCTCCCCCACCTCACCGGAGGCCACCCCATGA
- the purH gene encoding bifunctional phosphoribosylaminoimidazolecarboxamide formyltransferase/IMP cyclohydrolase — MTQHGTQSRRALISVSDKTGVVEFARQLEARGWEILSTGGTYQSIVQAGIAARQVSDVTGFPEMLDGRVKTLHPAVHGGILAVREPRHLGQLEAHGIGTIDLVCVNLYPFRETVARGAPDADVIENIDIGGPAMIRSAAKNHAGVLVLVDPADYSVALQDEVSDAERRRLAAKAYRHTSEYDAAITTYLTGASDELPTALPETLTLNLTRAAQVRYGENPHQPGAIYRLGSASGPVIDAQVVAGKPMSFNNYADADAAWALCQELAAQESALPEHAAVCVAVKHANPCGVAVAADVKTAWERARDADTLSVFGGVVAVSQPVTLEAAQATRGTFLEVLIAPEVTPEAAAWFAEKKPDLRVLVAAPAQGVSVLDVRPLTGGFAVQERDARPWDDLCPEVVTKREPTEQEWLDLRFAWATVKHARSNAVVLAKDGVTVGLGAGAVSRIWAAERAVANAGEKAQGSVLASEAFFPFDDVVRLAASVGVTAILQPGGAKRDPEVIAACNELGISMVFTGSRHFKH; from the coding sequence GTGACGCAGCATGGGACACAGAGCAGAAGGGCCCTCATCTCGGTGAGCGACAAGACGGGCGTCGTGGAGTTCGCGCGGCAGCTCGAGGCGCGCGGCTGGGAGATCCTCAGCACGGGGGGCACGTACCAGAGCATCGTGCAGGCCGGGATTGCGGCGCGGCAGGTGAGCGACGTGACGGGCTTCCCCGAGATGCTGGACGGCCGCGTGAAGACGCTGCACCCGGCCGTGCACGGCGGCATCCTCGCGGTGCGCGAACCCAGACACCTGGGGCAGCTGGAGGCGCACGGGATCGGCACGATCGATCTGGTGTGCGTGAACCTCTACCCGTTCCGGGAGACGGTGGCGCGCGGCGCGCCCGACGCGGACGTGATCGAGAACATCGACATCGGCGGCCCCGCCATGATCCGCTCGGCAGCGAAGAACCACGCGGGCGTGCTCGTGCTGGTGGACCCCGCCGACTACTCCGTGGCGTTGCAGGACGAGGTCAGTGACGCCGAGCGACGCCGCCTCGCCGCGAAGGCGTACCGGCACACCAGCGAGTACGACGCCGCCATCACCACGTACCTGACCGGCGCCAGCGACGAGCTGCCCACCGCGCTGCCCGAGACGCTGACGCTGAACCTGACGCGCGCCGCGCAGGTCCGCTACGGCGAGAACCCCCACCAGCCCGGCGCGATCTACCGCCTGGGGAGCGCCAGCGGCCCCGTCATCGACGCGCAGGTCGTGGCGGGCAAGCCCATGAGCTTCAACAACTACGCCGACGCGGACGCCGCCTGGGCGCTGTGCCAGGAACTCGCCGCGCAGGAATCGGCGCTGCCCGAGCACGCCGCCGTGTGCGTGGCGGTCAAGCACGCCAACCCCTGCGGCGTGGCCGTCGCGGCGGACGTGAAGACCGCCTGGGAACGCGCCCGTGACGCGGACACCCTGAGCGTGTTCGGCGGCGTGGTCGCCGTCAGCCAGCCCGTGACGCTGGAGGCGGCGCAGGCGACGCGCGGCACCTTCCTGGAGGTGCTCATCGCGCCCGAGGTCACACCCGAGGCTGCCGCGTGGTTCGCGGAGAAGAAACCGGACCTGCGTGTTCTCGTCGCCGCGCCCGCGCAGGGTGTCAGCGTGCTGGACGTGCGGCCCCTGACCGGCGGGTTCGCCGTGCAGGAACGCGACGCGCGCCCCTGGGACGACCTGTGCCCCGAGGTCGTGACCAAACGCGAACCGACCGAGCAGGAATGGCTGGACCTGCGCTTCGCGTGGGCGACCGTGAAACACGCCCGCAGCAACGCCGTCGTCCTCGCCAAAGATGGCGTGACGGTCGGCCTGGGCGCGGGCGCCGTGAGCCGCATCTGGGCCGCCGAACGCGCCGTGGCGAACGCGGGCGAGAAGGCCCAGGGGTCCGTCCTGGCGTCCGAGGCGTTCTTCCCCTTCGACGACGTGGTGCGCCTCGCGGCGAGCGTGGGCGTCACGGCGATCCTGCAACCCGGCGGCGCCAAACGCGACCCCGAAGTGATCGCCGCGTGCAACGAACTGGGCATCAGCATGGTGTTCACCGGCTCACGCCACTTCAAACACTGA